GTTTTGCCATTGCTCTTGGACTTTTTATAGCAGGTGGTGTTTCGGGGATTGCGGTTTTAGTTGGACTGATAAAAACTGCCTATGATGAAAGCAAATTTATAGACGTAATAGAAGACTATGAGTCCGAAGCAAAAGAATATGACCGAATCACTCAACAAATTGAAGATTTAAATAGAGCTGCGGATAAGCGGATAGTCAATCTAGAAAATGATTTTGATCATTCTGTAGAGTTGATCTTAGAGAATAAAGAGGAGATTAGCGAATTATTTGTTCGATTAGGAGAAAGTCTTGAGAACGCTGAGATGCATACACAGGAAGGATTAAACCACCCCGTAAAACCGATAGTACTCCCACCAGAATCTTCTGGAAAGAGTCCTAGAAAACCTGTTCCAGAAATAGATGCTCCAGGAGATGAAGAGGCCAATATTTTTGGTACTAAGCAATAAACAGGGTAATCTAAGGAGTTGATGTATGTCTGGTCCTAGTTTTTTTAATTTGACATTAGCAAATCAAATTCACAAAGAAAGTTTGAAAAACTTCACTAAGCAACTCGCTGCTAAAAAAAACCATCTAGTTGACGCACAGCAAAAATATCAAAAAAGCTTGGAAATTGTTGATGAAATCCAGCACTATTTGGCGGATAAATCTAAACACCTCACTGATTTACAAGAAAAACTTGAAAAATACCAGGACAAAACAGAGCAAAAAGAATTACACCATCAAATAGAGAGTCTAGAACACTTTATTAAAAAATATACTGCTAAATTAGGGCATTACATTGAGCGGATTGAGCAGTTAACACCAAAGATAAGTACTTTAGAAGACCAAGTCACTGAATTGGAAAGAGTGAATGAAGTGCGAAAAAATAATCCCGTGGCTCCAAGGGCATAATATTTAAATCAAATTTGTAAAACGCTTGCAAGTAGCTGCCGGGTATAGTCGTGTTGTGGATACTTTAAAATCGTTTCACAAGTCCCTGTTTCAACCATTTTTCCATTATGCATCACCAACACCTCATCAGCAATATAGGAAACCACAGCCATGTTGTGGGTGATAAACAAAAAGGATAACCCTGTTTCTTGTTGCAAGTCTTTCAGTAAATTGAGTATTTGTGCCTGTACCGAAATATCAAGGGCACTGGTAGGTTCATCACAAATGAGTACTTCAGGTTCTGTTGCCAAGGCCCGTGCAATGCAAATTCGCTGACGTTGACCACCCGAAAATTGATGGGGGTAACGATGCAGGCTATTGCGGGGTAAATTCACTTGTTCTAAAAGAAGTTGCTGTCTTTTATGAATAACACCTGCACTTAAACCTTGAGCATGCATGCCTTCTGCTAGAATTTCTCCTACTGTCATTCGTGGGTTCATCGAGGAAAAAGGATCCTGAAAAATAATTTGTACCTTTTTACGGTATTCACGCAGAGCCCGACCTTTTAATGTCCTAACATTTTGGCCACGATAAAGCATCTCTCCACCACTAATATGCTGCAACCGCAGTAAAGCTCGGCTTGCGGTTGTCTTTCCACACCCCGATTCCCCGACTAAGGCGAGGGTTTTTCCTTTGTATAAGTTAAAAGATAACCCATCGACAGCCCTGATAGGATCAACGTTGCGCTGAAATAACCTTCTCTTTACAGAAAAATGTACGGCTAACGCTTTCACCTGCAATAAAATTTCATCGCTTCCCGCTTTTTCCGCGTGATTTGATTCGTCTAATGCCAGTGCAGGTGGCTGTTCATAATCAGGATATAAATGACAGCGGACCTCCCGCCCCTGAATCACTTGAAGTTGCGGTTCTATTAAGGGGCAAATTGAAAAAGCGTGCGCACATCGCGGATGAAATCGACATCCATCAGGTAGCGCATCTAATGTCGGGACAGCACCAGGGATAGCCTGTAAGCGCTGGCTGCGTTTATTAAAGCCCGGAAGCGATGCAAGCAACTGCTGCGAGTATGGATGCAACACTTGGGTAAAAAAATCCACTACAGCAGCTTGCTCTACAATCTGGCCAGCATACATGACGCAGACCCGATCAGCCACTGCTTTGACCACACCAAGATCGTGGGTGATGAGCAACA
The genomic region above belongs to Legionella micdadei and contains:
- a CDS encoding ABC transporter ATP-binding protein; translated protein: MKKSAEIKQLSVSFQNRGKLITAVDHLNFRLSPGETLALLGESGCGKSITSLALMRLLPRNAVYGWNSEIRIDNQDILNLPEYLMRTLRGKRIAMIFQEPMTALNPVLTIGEQLVEIVTKHHVAGQRVKARLVELLEKVEMPKPELRLRQYPHQLSGGQKQRVVIAMALAANPEILIADEPTTALDVTIQAQILALLKKLQQQYRMSMLLITHDLGVVKAVADRVCVMYAGQIVEQAAVVDFFTQVLHPYSQQLLASLPGFNKRSQRLQAIPGAVPTLDALPDGCRFHPRCAHAFSICPLIEPQLQVIQGREVRCHLYPDYEQPPALALDESNHAEKAGSDEILLQVKALAVHFSVKRRLFQRNVDPIRAVDGLSFNLYKGKTLALVGESGCGKTTASRALLRLQHISGGEMLYRGQNVRTLKGRALREYRKKVQIIFQDPFSSMNPRMTVGEILAEGMHAQGLSAGVIHKRQQLLLEQVNLPRNSLHRYPHQFSGGQRQRICIARALATEPEVLICDEPTSALDISVQAQILNLLKDLQQETGLSFLFITHNMAVVSYIADEVLVMHNGKMVETGTCETILKYPQHDYTRQLLASVLQI